The sequence below is a genomic window from Mesorhizobium shangrilense.
GAGGATGGAATCGAACAGGAACGGCATGTTGTCGTTGACGACGGTGATGATGGTCATCGGCCGGCCCTGCCGGACGACACCCGAATCAACATCTATGGCGACGACGCAATCACCCTTCTTGTGCCGGGCGACGGCGCGGCCGGCGAGGTCGGCGGCGCGCTCGAGATCGGCGACATCATAGGCGGCGACATCTTCCGCCGGGGCTCGGGCAAGCAGGTAATCCGCCAGCCTGCCGGGCTTTTCGCTCGCCTTCGCAGCAGCCCCGCTTGTCCCGCTTCCCTTGGTCCCGCTCGTCTTTTTTGGACCACCAGCGGTTTTCAGGCTTGCCATGATGCCAATTTCCTCCCGTCACATGCTTTTACGACTATCGTAGCAGATGACCCGTATTTGGCGACAAAGGTTTGACGGCTTGCGAACAAATATCGGAATTCATCGGAAAATCGCCCAGAGAATGAGGAGAAACGCTCCATGACCGGCAGAATCACCGCGCTTGACCTCGGCACCGTCGAGCTCAGCGAAGCCACAAAAGCCTATTTCGCCAAATGCGAGGAGAAGCTCGGCCTCGTTCCAAATGTGCTGCGCGCCTATGCCTTCGACGAGAAGAAACTGCGCGCCTTCACCGACATGTACAACGACCTGATGCTGGGCGAATCCGGCCTGTCCAAACTGGAGCGCGAAATGATCGCGGTCGCCGTCTCCTCGATCAACCACTGTTACTATTGCCTAACCGCGCATGGCGCGGCGGTGCGTCAGCTGTCCGGGGCCCCGGCGCTCGGCGAGATGATGGTGATGAATTTCCGCGCCGCCGACCTTTCGCCCAGGCAGACCGCAATGCTCGAATTCGCCGTCAAGCTGACCGAAGAGCCGGCAAAGATCGTCGAGGCTGACCGGGCCGCGCTTCGCGAAGCCGGCTTCACCGATCGCGATATCTGGGACATCGCGTCGACCGCCGCCTTCTTCAACATGTCGAACCGGGTGGCAGCCGCCATAGATATGCGGCCGAACGACGAATACCACGCCATGGCGCGGTGACGGGTCCCGGTTGCCGCAATCCCATGGAATATTAGGCGATTCGCATATTTATTGCTTGTTTGCCGGTTTGGTCCGATGATCACAGCGCGGCGTGACCGCATGCCCGGTTCGACGCCGCTGATCAAGGAGGAGAACATGGCGAAGTTTCTCTACGTGTATCATGGCTCCGGCAAGATGCCCGCGACCGAAGCTGAGCGAAAAGCGGCAACAGATGCCTGGACAGGCTGGTTTGGAAAGCTTGGCGCGGCCGTGGTCGACGGCGGCAATCCGGTCGGCATGTCGAAGACCGTGCTTCCCGGCGGCAAGGTCGAGAACAATGGCGGCAGCAACCCGACTGGCGGCTATTCGATCATCGAGGCGAAGGACATCGATGATGCCGCCAGAAAGGCAAAGGATTGCCCGATGCTGGCCATGCCCAACTGCAGCGTCGAGATTGCGCCCATCATCAATATGATGGGCTGAGGCGCCAGGTCAGGACCGTGCCGCGATCGCCGCCGCGGCACCGGCCATCGTGGTGGCACTGACGCGGTTGGCGATCTTCATCGCCCGCTTGCTCTTCAGCAGTCTTCGCGCCTGGGATGCGGCAAGCACCCAGGCGAGATCGATGGCGATGAGGACCACGGCCATTGTCAGCGTCAGCTCGACCCAGCCGACCACCGTCACCGAGGCGAGGTCGATGATGGTCGGAAGCAGCGCCAGGTAGAACATCATGATCTTGGGATTGCCGAGCGTCACCGCCATGCCGGCGAAGAACAGTTTAGCCGGCGAATCTTCACGCGGCATCTCGCCTTCCCCGGCTTCAACAGGCGCCGTCCACATCTTCCAGGCCAGATAGGCGAGATAGGCGACGCCAACCCATTTCACGACGACGAAGGCGAAATGGAAGGTCTGCGCCACGACAGCCAGCCCGAACACCGCCAGCGACAGCCAGATACCCTCGCCGATCCACATGGCGAGCAGGAACGGGAACACGTCGCGAAACCCCTTGGAGA
It includes:
- a CDS encoding peroxidase-related enzyme, yielding MTGRITALDLGTVELSEATKAYFAKCEEKLGLVPNVLRAYAFDEKKLRAFTDMYNDLMLGESGLSKLEREMIAVAVSSINHCYYCLTAHGAAVRQLSGAPALGEMMVMNFRAADLSPRQTAMLEFAVKLTEEPAKIVEADRAALREAGFTDRDIWDIASTAAFFNMSNRVAAAIDMRPNDEYHAMAR
- a CDS encoding LysE family translocator — encoded protein: MHLTSLLIFAAALFVAAGSPGPSIAALVARVISKGFRDVFPFLLAMWIGEGIWLSLAVFGLAVVAQTFHFAFVVVKWVGVAYLAYLAWKMWTAPVEAGEGEMPREDSPAKLFFAGMAVTLGNPKIMMFYLALLPTIIDLASVTVVGWVELTLTMAVVLIAIDLAWVLAASQARRLLKSKRAMKIANRVSATTMAGAAAAIAARS